From the Streptococcus sp. 29887 genome, one window contains:
- the ftsY gene encoding signal recognition particle-docking protein FtsY, with the protein MGLFDRLFGQKAQEEPREEVVEELEVEQLVSEKDTEVSETESTIPEQDSPGPTDLNAEQEAQKQRTLDMMAQYYAAKEAAAARVKEAQEQGFDPAIQTKAKEEPVQEIAQVEEESEQDKYQRTLKKTRTGFGARLNEFFANFRSVDEEFFEELEEMLILSDVGVQVASTLTEELRYEAKLQKAKKTDELRRVIIEKLVDIYEKDGQFSEQINFQDDLTVMLFVGVNGVGKTTSIGKLAYKYKQAGKKVMLVAADTFRAGAVAQLVEWGRRVDVPVVTGPEKSDPASVVFDGVKRAVAEGVDILMIDTAGRLQNKDNLMAELEKIGRIIKRTLPEAPHETLLALDASTGQNALSQAKEFAKITPLTGLVLTKLDGTAKGGVVLAIRQELDIPVKLIGFGEKIDDIGEFKSEEFMRGLLEGLV; encoded by the coding sequence ATGGGATTATTCGATCGATTATTTGGACAAAAGGCTCAAGAAGAGCCTAGAGAAGAAGTTGTTGAAGAACTTGAAGTAGAGCAGTTGGTTTCTGAAAAGGACACTGAAGTATCTGAAACGGAGTCAACTATTCCTGAACAAGATAGTCCAGGACCAACTGACTTGAATGCTGAGCAAGAAGCACAGAAACAGCGTACGCTAGACATGATGGCCCAATATTATGCGGCAAAGGAAGCTGCTGCAGCTCGAGTTAAAGAAGCGCAGGAACAAGGTTTTGACCCTGCCATTCAAACCAAGGCCAAAGAAGAGCCTGTTCAGGAAATCGCTCAAGTCGAGGAGGAAAGTGAGCAGGACAAGTACCAGCGGACCTTGAAAAAGACGCGTACAGGCTTTGGTGCAAGACTTAACGAATTCTTTGCTAATTTCCGTTCAGTAGACGAAGAATTTTTCGAAGAATTGGAAGAAATGTTGATTTTGTCAGACGTAGGCGTGCAAGTAGCCTCTACACTGACAGAGGAGCTCCGCTATGAAGCCAAACTACAGAAGGCTAAAAAGACAGATGAACTCCGTCGTGTGATTATCGAAAAATTGGTGGATATTTACGAAAAAGACGGTCAATTCAGCGAGCAGATCAACTTCCAAGACGACCTAACGGTCATGCTCTTTGTCGGTGTTAACGGGGTTGGGAAGACGACGTCTATCGGTAAGTTGGCCTACAAGTACAAGCAGGCTGGCAAGAAGGTTATGCTGGTTGCGGCGGACACCTTCCGTGCAGGTGCGGTGGCTCAGTTGGTCGAGTGGGGCCGCCGTGTTGATGTGCCAGTAGTGACTGGTCCTGAAAAGTCAGACCCAGCCAGTGTGGTCTTTGACGGGGTCAAACGTGCCGTGGCAGAAGGCGTGGACATTCTCATGATTGACACGGCAGGTCGCTTGCAGAATAAAGACAACCTTATGGCAGAGCTGGAAAAAATCGGCCGTATCATTAAACGAACGCTGCCTGAAGCACCGCATGAAACGCTGTTAGCGCTAGATGCCTCGACAGGACAAAACGCCCTCAGTCAAGCCAAGGAATTTGCAAAAATTACTCCCTTGACTGGTCTAGTCTTGACCAAGCTAGACGGTACAGCCAAGGGTGGTGTTGTCCTTGCCATCCGTCAGGAACTGGATATACCAGTTAAGCTAATTGGTTTCGGTGAGAAAATTGATGACATCGGAGAATTTAAATCCGAAGAGTTCATGCGTGGACTTTTGGAAGGATTGGTATAG
- a CDS encoding Cof-type HAD-IIB family hydrolase, with amino-acid sequence MVIKLIALDLDGTLLTSDKRISEANKKALQAARDQGVYVVLTTGRPLQAIGVFLEELDLLGEKQYSITFNGGLVQENTGRVLDKVGFTIEEVRAIRQVTNELDLPLDAVYGGDVYSLPAAHESLYLTANPLLNKIKVTDDELPEDFVYNKAVSAVDADFLDAQIPKIPAEMHERFEIFKSRDILLEWSPKGVHKANGLAKLIGHLGIDQSEVMACGDEGNDLSMIEWAGMGVAMANATDEIKAAAKVVLPKTNDEDGIAWAVEHYVLNED; translated from the coding sequence ATGGTAATTAAGTTAATCGCATTAGATTTAGATGGAACGCTTCTGACATCTGATAAACGGATTTCAGAGGCAAATAAAAAAGCTCTACAAGCTGCGCGTGATCAGGGGGTCTATGTGGTTTTGACTACAGGACGCCCCTTGCAAGCCATTGGCGTTTTTTTGGAAGAATTAGATTTGCTGGGTGAAAAACAGTACTCCATTACCTTTAATGGTGGTCTGGTTCAAGAAAATACAGGTCGGGTTTTGGATAAGGTGGGCTTTACCATTGAGGAAGTCCGTGCCATTCGTCAGGTGACTAATGAACTAGATTTACCCCTTGATGCAGTCTATGGAGGGGATGTATACTCTCTACCAGCTGCCCACGAATCTCTCTATTTAACTGCTAACCCCCTTTTGAATAAAATCAAGGTGACTGATGACGAATTGCCAGAGGACTTTGTGTACAATAAGGCAGTATCAGCAGTAGATGCAGATTTCTTGGATGCACAAATTCCGAAAATTCCTGCGGAAATGCACGAACGTTTTGAGATTTTTAAATCGCGTGATATTTTGCTTGAGTGGAGCCCCAAAGGTGTCCACAAGGCAAATGGTTTGGCTAAGTTGATTGGTCATCTTGGAATTGACCAGTCAGAAGTCATGGCTTGTGGCGATGAAGGCAATGACCTTTCTATGATTGAATGGGCTGGTATGGGTGTTGCTATGGCTAATGCCACAGATGAGATAAAAGCTGCCGCCAAGGTAGTCTTGCCTAAGACCAATGATGAGGACGGCATTGCCTGGGCTGTTGAACACTATGTATTGAACGAGGACTAG